TGCTCAAGGTAGCCAGCGCCGGACGGGTAAGCGGCAGATAAATCCGCCAAAAAATTTTAAATTCCCCGCAGCCCTCAATCCGGGCCATCTCCAGCATGTCACTGGGGAGCGTAAGAAAAAATTGCCGCATGAAGAATACCGCGAAGCTCCCGGAGGCCCCGGGAAGAATGATGCCCCAGAACGAGTTCATCAGCCCGTTGCCGCCCCCGCCAAAAATATCATTGCCTCCGGCAAATGGAATATGGCGCATCACATACACTGTCGGGATCATCGTCACAATGCCGGGAATCATCATTGCCGCCAGCAGCACGCGGAACACCGGCTTGTTCAGCCTGAATCTCAGCTTCGCAAAGGCATAGCCGCTAAGTGATCCAAAAAACAGGTTGGCCAGCACGCCCGACACGGCAAGCACGAGCGAATTCCAGAAGAATAACGCAAAAGGCACCGTTGAAAAGGCTTTGCGGTAATGCTCAAAGGTCAGATGCTTCGGAAACCACTGGATCGGCATCGCAAAAATCTCATCATCCGGCTTCAGCGAGGTTAGCAGACTCCAGTAGAATGGCAGAAACATAACAACTGCTATAAGGATACATACAATATAAAAAATGAGCTTGTAGAGGCCCTGCTTCAAGGCCGAACCGCCAGTAACACCCATCCTGTGAACCTCCTTTTCCTGGACAAGCTGCCCCTAAATGATCGACTCTTCGGCTTTGGAGACCCGCATATTAATCAGCGAAAAAATAAGAATGGCTACAGCAAGCACGAAGGCCTGCGCCGAGGCATAGCCCATTTGCAGCTGATTGAAGCCCTGCTGATAGATTAAATAGACCGGGGTCTTGGTCACATTGGCCGGACCGCCCTGCG
This genomic interval from Paenibacillus sp. FSL H8-0332 contains the following:
- a CDS encoding carbohydrate ABC transporter permease → MGVTGGSALKQGLYKLIFYIVCILIAVVMFLPFYWSLLTSLKPDDEIFAMPIQWFPKHLTFEHYRKAFSTVPFALFFWNSLVLAVSGVLANLFFGSLSGYAFAKLRFRLNKPVFRVLLAAMMIPGIVTMIPTVYVMRHIPFAGGNDIFGGGGNGLMNSFWGIILPGASGSFAVFFMRQFFLTLPSDMLEMARIEGCGEFKIFWRIYLPLTRPALATLSIFTFQAGWNSFLWPMIVLNDPDKATIQMGLQAFSYNFQTDYGPMMAGALVAILPILVLFLALQRYFVQGIAFSGIKG